In the Pochonia chlamydosporia 170 chromosome Unknown PCv3seq00026, whole genome shotgun sequence genome, one interval contains:
- a CDS encoding fungal specific transcription factor (similar to Metarhizium robertsii ARSEF 23 XP_011410945.1) gives MPPTKLEVILTGIENWDDWKAFITTKIPVDIWAAVKPTKRTKSLIDEPTRPQASDFFETAESEADLDATQIKAYKLAYEIWKEDNKAYEKQTAGLLKAKEAIFASVDEKLARYLDPEDSLIDWIDCLARAAKAEETKIIQKLALDYRQLLQSFDCSNLKSFEDWIWKWENYLLKAARQQMLEVKEGRWLFDIADLMAKHNISFSDNCKQAANSTANITKEYEKALQLGVNQIKAMEPLNRNILRNEHLEQLQTAITSIQTAKKPPNCMNAGQEWSIADVAVKLRSWARSALPAQPKSSVRRGTAFQAANDESNDDAGTKKGRPGRKRPRSEENQESNKRQATSCEACGAPWHDLNSCWNAIPELRPKGSAPNERWVGVVNRALAKDPELKAKVDKLREAARNKAKEKEDSE, from the coding sequence ATGCCACCGACCAAATTAGAAGTCATCTTAACGGGGATCGAGAATTGGGATGACTGGAAAGCGTTTATTACCACTAAGATTCCGGTAGATATATGGGCCGCTGTCAAGCCCACCAAAAGAACGAAGTCGCTAATTGACGAACCAACTCGGCCACAAGCATCAGACTTCTTTGAGACTGCCGAATCTGAAGCTGATTTGGACGCCACGCAGATCAAAGCGTACAAGCTAGCATATGAGATCTGGAAAGAAGACAATAAAGCTTATGAAAAGCAAACAGCTGGCTTACTTAAGGCCAAAGAAGCAATCTTTGCTAGCGTGGACGAGAAGTTGGCCCGCTACCTGGACCCAGAAGACAGCCTAATCGACTGGATAGACTGTTTAGCCAGGGCAGCTAAAGCCGAAGAAACGAAGATCATCCAGAAGCTTGCACTTGACTATAGACAGCTACTTCAATCGTTCGATTGCTCTAATCTTAAGTCCTTCGAAGACTGGATTTGGAAATGGGAAAATTACCTACTAAAGGCAGCACGGCAGCAGATGCTAGAAGTCAAAGAAGGTCGCTGGCTATTTGACATAGCAGACCTGATGGCCAAGCATAACATCAGCTTCTCGGACAATTGCAAACAGGCAGCCAATAGTACCGCCAATATAACAAAGGAGTACGAAAAGGCGCTTCAATTAGGCGTTAATCAGATTAAGGCAATGGAGCCTCTGAACAGAAACATATTAAGGAACGAACACCTTGAGCAGCTACAAACTGCAATCACATCCATTCAGACAGCTAAGAAACCACCAAACTGTATGAATGCAGGCCAAGAATGGTCTATCGCTGATGTGGCAGTTAAACTGCGAAGCTGGGCAAGATCAGCCTTGCCAGCACAGCCAAAGTCTTCAGTCAGACGGGGAACAGCCTTTCAAGCTGCTAATGACGAATCCAACGATGACGCCGGCACAAAGAAGGGACGACCTGGCAGGAAGAGACCTAGGTCGGAAGAGAACCAAGAGAGCAATAAAAGGCAGGCCACCAGTTGTGAAGCCTGTGGGGCTCCTTGGCACGATCTTAATTCCTGCTGGAACGCGATCCCTGAATTGAGACCAAAAGGGTCTGCGCCGAACGAGCGTTGGGTTGGCGTTGTTAACAGGGCGTTGGCTAAAGACCCAGAATTGAAAGCTAAGGTTGACAAGCTGCGCGAGGCTGCGAgaaacaaggccaaagagaaagaagacTCAGAATGA
- a CDS encoding polyprotein (similar to Colletotrichum gloeosporioides Nara gc5 XP_007273551.1) codes for MKNGIIIFFYVDDIVLAYQKGKENEMKYLTDQLQQKYQLTGGNPLQWFLGIEVIRDRDKRLIWLSQSAYIDKIANLAIQNPDRWPNVPMSGPELLPYEERASIASIRKYQKKIGSILYAAVVTRPDIAFAVSRLARFNMNPSYEHHAAADKVIHYLKRTRSLALQLGGGDEFLVASDASFADNSVDRKSSQGYVMQLFGGTIGWRANKQDTVTTSTTEAELLALSQATKESIFISRLFEEIGIRLDNKTIRIQCDNRQTIKLVNKEVGPLQTKLRHVNIHDHWLRQETERRTISVNYVPTAEMVADGLTKALGSQPFNAFVERLGLVDIEYRLKQRKLEELDTEVLQKFEQLDLLVGGHGRLANCIGQPVGRVGWKDTLWVMDAFEAKREKLKNDLREARSGISISFDRWTSPKYLAILGVVAHFIDKNGERRSAVLGLRELMGEYSGENMAEVLLQIFKDYKISGRIG; via the exons ATGAAGAACGGCATCATAATATTCTTTTatgttgacgacattgtccTCGCATACCAAAAAGGCAAGGAGAACGAAATGAAGTATCTAACAGACCAACTACAGCAAAAATATCAACTCACCGGAGGGAACCCTTTGCAATGGTTCCTAGGAATTGAAGTAATCCGAGACAGAGATAAAAGATTGATCTGGCTCTCTCAGTCTGCGTATATAGACAAGATTGCTAATCTGGCAATACAAAACCCAGATCGGTGGCCAAACGTACCCATGTCTGGACCAGAGCTACTACCATATGAGGAAAGAGCATCAATTGCATCGATTCGCAAATACCAGAAGAAGATCGGATCAATCCTGTACGCGGCAGTAGTTACCCGGCCGGACATCGCATTCGCTGTGTCAAGACTAGCAAGGTTCAACATGAATCCTTCCTACGAACATCATGCAGCTGCGGACAAGGTCATCCATTATCTCAAGAGAACCAGATCTCTGGCCTTACAGCTCGGGGGAGGAGACGAATTTTTAGTCGCAAGCGACGCCTCCTTCGCGGATAACTCCGTAGACCGCAAAAGCTCGCAAGGTTACGTAATGCAGTTGTTTGGCGGAACTATTGGGTGGCGAGCAAATAAACAAGATACAGTTACTACATCGACGACTGAAGCTGAGCTCCTCGCATTGTCGCAGGCAACGAAGGAGTCGATATTCATATCTCGCCTTTTCGAAGAGATCGGAATACGTCTAGACAATAAGACTATACGAATTCAGTGTGACAACCGGCAAACGATCAAGTTGGTCAACAAAGAAGTCGGACCGCTGCAAACTAAACTCCGCCATGTCAACATTCACGATCACTGGTTACGTCAGGAAACTGAAAGAAGAACGATTTCAGTAAACTACGTACCCACTGCAGAGATGGTAGCAGATGGCCTCACCAAAGCCCTCGGCAGCCAACCATTCAATGCCTTCGTCGAAcgacttggtctggtggataTTGAATACCGACTAAAGCAACGCAAACTAGAAGAACTGGACACTGAGGTTCTACAGAAGTTTGAACAGCTGGATCT ATTGGTTGGTGGCCACGGCCGATTGGCCAACTGCATTGGCCAACCGGTTGGAAGAGTTGGTTGGAAGGACACCTTGTGGGTAATGGATGCCTTTGAAGCAAAGAGGGAGAAACTGAAGAATGACTTGCGAGAGGCACGTAGTGGCATCTCAATATCGTTTGACCGATGGACGTCACCGAAATACTTGGCAatccttggtgttgttgccCATTTCATTGACAAGAACGGCGAGCGGCGTTCTGCTGTTCTGGGCCTTCGCGAGCTGATGGGAGAGTACTCAGGCGAAAACATGGCGGAGGTTCTGCTTCAGATATTCAAGGATTACAAGATTAGCGGACGGATTGGCTAA